One segment of Danaus plexippus chromosome 18 unlocalized genomic scaffold, MEX_DaPlex mxdp_35, whole genome shotgun sequence DNA contains the following:
- the LOC116773308 gene encoding uncharacterized protein LOC116773308, translating to MVGFGCIFFLVFGVLSCSKNVQKSNDAIGFPEIEENPLMANKQNRQPVYIPSICPENELLYPGDQADDWIFDCRPGHLYHPTTDKCWPAYREGPCGSGQYIVLPDNSSVPVCVRNPCLVEGFVVWNGKCEVLGNSCGEKFPISLLSIDAVTLKVACVRLDEVESRFSLNVQSTCLAGSKRNIKSKC from the exons atGGTTGGCTTTggttgtatatttttccttGTGTTTGGCGTTCTGTCGTGCTCAAAGAATGTCCAAAAATCTAATGACGCAATCGGATTTCCAGAGATAGAAGAAAATCCACTGATGGCGAATAAACAa AATCGCCAACCTGTATACATACCATCGATATGCCCGGAAAATGAACTTTTATACCCTGGAGACCAGGCGGATGACTGGATCTTTGATTGCCGTCCAG gTCACTTATATCATCCAACAACGGATAAGTGTTGGCCGGCCTATAGGGAAGGTCCTTGTGGAAGTGGTCAATACATAGTTTTGCCTGACAATTCATCAGTACCAGTATGCGTAAGAAACCCTTGTCTCGTCGAAGGTTTCGTTGTATGGAACGGTAAATGTGAAGTATTAGGAAATAGTTGCGGTGAGAAGTTTCCGATATCACTGCTTTCGATAGACGCGGTCACGCTTAAAGTAGCCTGTGTTAGGCTAGATGAAGTGGAGTCTAGATTTTCATTAAACGTTCAAAGTACCTGTCTTGCGGGTagcaaaagaaatattaaaagcaaGTGTTGA
- the LOC116773305 gene encoding ankycorbin, whose protein sequence is MDKRAVSGRGEPVPSILKKSNKHRSGDLVDKSSKIKRENKRGDVNIPLPQGCTPLMYACQQANYKSVIEILNKDPSSVRIRDRGLRCALHYCASSGAGVSQAARAACADRVLMAASHLADARDADGLTPLHLAVVHGNVPLVQTLLAAGADVNAKDNEQHTVVHWATVCGEVGALRAVLVSGADAATPDQHGGYPLHYAAQMCGAPAATDHQGRGAALEVLRALVREGGARVDVRDADGRTPLLWAASAGSAAAVLTLHQAGASVDDADRDGLTALHCAAARGHTEALETLVGLCGARVDVADSHGCTPLHYAAALGHADATSALLVHGADAHRQDRRGRSPAHTAAAKGQIETVRILGARGTNLWLRNSKGDLPLHEAVASGRRELVKWLLDGRPSQVNATNHEGRTPLHIAAATDNADLCRLLMDRGAEVNPVAKSSKNEPLTPLDCAISRGHRATAKYLQMHGGLPATKLSNTEIIIDGSSITALPTRKVTSTKIDVRDRIFIEKREVVELSSPITNRKKVITQSDSDFDKSSSDERKVKRRTRNKYTDIYAKRRKRLSEKQKSFSDGCDSEFEETKKRDHYKHIIVKPKESKSRSKSEPSRKSKSSKSRERYHRSTSESSSESYSARRRSKRHRKRNKRKTTSSSETTASDISRRRSSRHREKKTSIHIENDDRKQSVNIIKYKNIDDTREKDKTVESASAILPSQRTKSEEESTKSQDITKKKTYSETETDTVSVKTNMVITEAQIHMERESSQHGSAEMTVTMDSLNNVSIETSNLSVTHKDKNEDEEKKSEPQVPTEEVTEVDKPIDESIESKEENKVVIESSVEDAKSMHRTTSLDDSKQSETKNNISDKDTQETSEELKTKSPSVDNEIPEKEASLTDKEIKSIDKSQDDSLTNSQKQSFQVLSGPKDSTTEESALKSSGENESIKKDDGEALPKVSSAVSFSEKDEIIKINDNETTADQSDNTETSNKIIDDEITKTPHEITTVSEEKPELQTEARNEAAELHVAADKGIIKILPDDSTMEDVENENLEPDKFVEYQDLSVTPISPRRISKSLKDSQSSSRKSSIYETESYKVLSETVEADEVSTGILKKSSFIDDENIEGDTLDNTLRRDNSFSRIPSVSDNEIYYSHSEVNGRRKRFRKKGKIKSRLSLRSKSENSERDYESSGFMDSGFEPSPRLVQRRIMSPRLQAYYQQRRSAKLTGKVDSKIPVRKPGDKKAVDMRSVTQRLQTNMRRYYCERKIFQHLLELKRLQIRTSKANEAVLVKRTIDEYNKSSLATVGLGPYNSTDYSFSTFEKFLYESLRKLQKSGKKHLDNLPERPIDFDYGESELYKMTGIPDNPCLCTSKTHRCFHAVHAYTGIPCSAYIPYKWNHHTMPKPATAVSKTKSKGFLPKINSKPPSGKAHVTLEVSHGTERQLIALPAEKLDKNKRYYVTFTVKGSEPPSDNDNSSPKTSKSPKSG, encoded by the exons ATGGACAAGCGCGCAGTGAGCGGCCGGGGCGAGCCCGTCCCAAGCATTCTCaagaaatcaaataaacatcGTTCCGGTGACCTCGTTGATAAGAgctcaaaaataaaacgagaGAATAAAAGGGGTGATGTGAATATCCCTCTACCTCAAGGTTGCACTCCACTCATGTACGCTTGCCAACAGGCAAACTACAAGTCTGTTATAGAAATCCTTAACAAAGAC CCATCATCAGTGCGCATCAGAGACCGTGGTCTACGCTGTGCTCTGCACTACTGTGCTTCGAGCGGTGCTGGTGTGAGCCAAGCGGCTCGGGCGGCTTGTGCCGACAGGGTGCTGATGGCAGCCAGCCACTTGGCTGACGCCCGTGACGCCGACGGCCTGACACCCCTTCATCTTGCAGTGGTCCACGGAAACGTACCACTGGTGCAAACTTTGCTCGCTGCTGGTGCTGATGTCAACGCTAAAGACAATGAACAACATACAGTGGTCCACTGGGCAACAG tTTGTGGCGAGGTCGGCGCTCTGAGAGCTGTGTTAGTATCAGGAGCTGACGCCGCTACGCCTGACCAGCACGGCGGGTATCCTCTACACTACGCTGCTCAGATGTGTGGAGCACCAGCCGCTACTGATCACCAG GGCAGAGGAGCGGCGTTGGAGGTACTTCGTGCATTAGTAAGGGAAGGCGGCGCTCGGGTCGATGTCCGTGATGCTGATGGGAGGACACCTCTATTATGGGCCGCGTCAGCTGGCTCGGCCGCCGCAGTACTAACTTTGCATCAAGCAGGAGCGAGTGTAGATGATGCTGAtag AGATGGCCTGACAGCTTTACACTGTGCTGCGGCTAGAGGACATACCGAGGCACTTGAGACTCTGGTTGGACTGTGCGGTGCTAGGGTTGACGTCGCTGACTCACACGGCTGCACTCCGTTACATTACGCAGCAGCTCTAGGTCATGCTGACGCAACCTCAGCCCTACTGGTTCATGGCGCGGACGCACATCGACAGGACCGTAGAGGGAGGAGTCCTGCTCATACCGCTGCAGCCAAAGGGCAAATAGAAACAGTTCGCATACTAG GCGCAAGGGGAACAAATTTATGGTTAAGAAATTCTAAGGGAGATCTTCCATTACACGAGGCCGTTGCTTCGGGTCGAAGGGAATTAGTGAAATGGCTTTTAGATGGTAGACCATCACAAGTCAATGCTACAAACCACGAAGGCCGAACTCCTTTGCATATAGCAGCAGCAACTGATAATGCTGACTTGTGTCGTCTACTTATGGATCGTGGAGCTGAGGTAAACCCTGTCGCTAAGTCATCCAAGAACGAACCCTTGACTCCCTTAGATTGTGCTATAAGTAGAGGTCATAGAGCTACTGCCAAATACCTACAAATGCACGGTGGTTTACCAGCTACTAAACTTTCAAatactgaaattataatagatgGTTCCTCTATCACCGCTTTACCAACAAGAAAAGTAACAAGTACAAAGATTGATGTTCgagatagaatttttatagaaaaacgtGAAGTTGTTGAACTCTCAAGTCCGATCACTAATAGAAAGAAAGTAATAACTCAAAGCGATTCAGATTTCGATAAGTCATCTTCAGATGAACGTAAAGTAAAAAGAAGaactagaaataaatatacggATATTTATGCTAAGCGTAGAAAGAGGTTATCAGAAAAACAGAAAAGTTTTAGCGATGGGTGTGACAGTGAATTTGAAGAAACAAAGAAACGCGATCATTATAAACACATTATAGTAAAGCCAAAGGAAAGTAAAAGTAGATCGAAAAGTGAACCCTCtagaaaaagtaaaagtagTAAGAGTCGTGAACGTTATCACAGATCTACCTCAGAAAGTTCATCTGAAAGCTATTCCGCTAGAAGGAGAAGTAAAAGGCatcgaaaaagaaataaaaggaaaactaCGTCATCATCAGAAACCACCGCATCAGATATTAGTAGACGAAGAAGTTCGAGgcatagagaaaaaaaaacttctattcATATTGAAAACGACGACAGGAAGCAAAGTGTTAACataatcaaatacaaaaacatagaTGATACTCGGGAAAAAGATAAAACAGTTGAAAGTGCTTCAGCAATATTGCCGTCACAAAGAACGAAAAGCGAAGAAGAATCAACAAAAAGTCAagatataactaaaaaaaaaacttatagtgAAACAGAAACTGATACTGTGTCTGTTAAAACGAATATGGTAATAACAGAAGCCCAGATCCATATGGAACGTGAATCGAGTCAGCATGGCAGTGCAGAAATGACAGTTACTATGGATTCactaaataatgtttcaataGAGACAAGTAACTTATCTGTTACTCATAAAGATAAGAATGAAGACGAGGAAAAGAAATCCGAACCACAAGTCCCAACAGAGGAGGTAACTGAAGTAGATAAACCTATCGATGAGAGCATTGAAtcaaaagaagaaaataaagtagTTATCGAGAGTTCTGTAGAAGATGCTAAAAGTATGCATCGTACAACATCATTAGATGATTCAAAACAAAgtgaaactaaaaataacatatctgATAAAGATACTCAAGAGACTTCAGAGGAACTAAAAACAAAGTCTCCATCTGTCGATAATGAAATTCCTGAAAAGGAGGCTTCCCTCACcgataaagaaattaaaagcaTAGATAAATCTCAAGACGATAGTTTGACAAATAGTCAAAAACAATCTTTTCAAGTTTTGTCTGGTCCCAAGGATAGCACAACGGAAGAAAGCGCTTTAAAATCATCGGGAGAAAATGAGTCTATAAAAAAAGATGATGGAGAAGCGCTCCCTAAAGTTTCTTCTGCAGTATCATTTTCAGAAAaagatgaaattattaaaattaacgatAACGAAACAACTGCAGATCAATCAGATAATACAGAAACTTCCAATAAGATTATAGAcgatgaaataacaaaaacaccCCACGAAATCACAACTGTCTCTGAAGAAAAACCAGAATTGCAGACTGAGGCTAGAAATGAGGCCGCTGAGTTACATGTGGCCGCAGATAaaggtataattaaaattttacctgaTGATTCAACTATGGAGGACgtagaaaatgaaaatttagaaCCTGATAAGTTTGTTGAATATCAAGACCTCTCTGTGACACCTATTTCGCCCAGACGAATCTCAAAATCATTAAAAGATAGTCAAAGTAGTAGCAGAAAGAGTAGCATCTATGAAACTGAAAGTTACAAGGTTTTGTCAGAAACTGTCGAAGCTGATGAAGTTAGTACaggtattttaaagaaatcaagTTTTATTGACGATGAAAATATAGAAGGTGATACACTTGATAACACATTGAGAAGAGATAATTCTTTTAGTCGAATTCCTAGCGTCAGTGACAATGAGATTTATTACAGTCATTCAGAAGTTAATGGCAGAAGAAAACGATTTcgaaaaaaaggaaaaattaaaagtcgATTGTCTTTGAGATCAAAGAGTGAAAATTCTGAAAGAGATTACGAGTCCAGTGGTTTCATGGACTCTGGTTTTGAACCTAGTCCACGGTTAGTACAAAGACGGATTATGAGTCCTCGACTACAGGCTTACTATCAACAACGAAGAAGTGCAAAATTAACGGGAAAAGTAGATAGCAAAATACCGGTCAGAAAACCTGGAGATAAAAAGGCTGTCGATATGAGATCCGTGACGCAGCGGTTGCAAACAAATATGAGAAG atactactgtgaaagaaaaatatttcagcaTTTATTAGAGTTAAAACGACTGCAAATAAGAACAAGCAAAGCAAACGAAGCTGTTCTAGTTAAAAGAACAATAGACGAATACAATAAGTCTAGTCTGGCCACTGTCGGCTTAGGTCCATATAATAGCACAGATTACTCATTTAGTacctttgaaaaatttttgtatgagaGCTTGAGAAAACTACAGAAAAGTGGCAAAAAACATCTCGACAATTTGCCTGAAAGACCCATTGACTTTGATTATGGTGAGAGcgaattgtataaaatgacCGGCATACCTGATAACCCTTGCTTATGTACAAGCAAGACACACCGATGTTTCCACGCTGTACACGCGTACACCGGTATTCCGTGCTCTGCTTACA TTCCTTACAAATGGAATCATCACACGATGCCGAAACCTGCTACTGCAGTGTCAAAGACGAAATCTAAAGGATTTTTACCCAAAATCAATTCGAAGCCACCATCTGGTAAAGCTCACGTCACACTTGAAGTCTCCCACGGAACCGAAAGGCAGCTGATTGCATTACCCGCTGAAAAActtgataaaaacaaaagatattatGTAACTTTCACTGTCAAAGGTTCTGAACCACCCTCTGATAATGATAACTCCTCACCAAAAACATCTAAATCGCCAAAAAGTGGCTGA